Genomic segment of Roseofilum casamattae BLCC-M143:
AGCGTTCTTTTTGTCTCGCTTGCATTGGCAAAGGCGGTCGAGTTTCACTAATGAGTTGTTTAGAACTTTCATCAAAACAGACTAAGGGATAATTGGAGTCATAAGGACTGGTGTATAATTCTAAGACTTCTTCCATTTGACACACGAATTCTGCACTTTCCTTTGGAGGAATTACCCAGCATTCCTTTAACCAGGGTTTAATTTCGTTTTTTTTAATGTTTTTCTGACCGTTTCATGAGAAATACTTGGAGTATATCCTAATAACACCATCCGTTCTGCCAATAAACGTAAACTCCAACTACTATATCCTTCAGGAGCTGGAGAACAGGCTAACGCGATTAAATGCGCTTCCGTTTCTCCATCTATTTTTTTTAGTTTTGATTCCGGGTGAGGCCGGGGATTGATGGCTTTTTCTAAACCTTCTTCCATCCATCTTTTTCGCACTCTTTCAATCGTTCTTATACTCACATCTAAAGCTGACGCGATTTCACTATCTTTCCATCCTCCTCCCGATTGATTTATATCTGCTTTCAGTAATATTCGTGCATGATTAATTTTTCGGGCTGCTGCTTTTCCGGTTTTCGTCAGTTTTTCTAACTCTTGCCATTCTTCCTCTGTCAGAGACACTATATATCGTTTGGCTGGCATGGTTTGTTGACTTTTTCCACTCTACCTCTCTATTATCTGCCATTTCTGCATTGACGCAACACTAGAATCGACTCATTTTACTGATAACGAGCGTCTGTCTAAGCTTCTGGCTCTTTTAGCTCTGGCCTTTGTCTGGGCGATGAAAGCCGGAATCTGGCGACATGCTCAAAAGCCTATTTCGTTATGGTTTCGACCTCCTGCGCCGCTTTTTCATTGACCCGCTCTCTTTTTCTGACTCTCTCTTTCAGCCCATACAACTTTTGTCCTGTACTTAGACCTTCATTATACCAGAACTATCTCCAACAATATTTTTCTCCTCTGGAATATCTGATGCTTTCCATCCTGCTCATGCTTCTGCAAAAACATCGTTGGGTTAGGTTAGAGAAGTTAGCCGAAAATTTTCCCAGTCCAATTCACCAGAGAAGTCGAATCAAAAAATTACAGAGATTTTTATCTCGACCTCAATGGGATGTAGCTAAACTCTGGTTTCCTATTTTCAAAGCATGGCTAGAGCAAACATTTGATCCGAATGAAGTTCTCTATATTGCCGTTGACCGCAGTCAATGGGGTAATGTCAATCTCTTTATGATAAGTTTAATTTATCAGAAGCGAGCTATTCCGATTGATTTCACCCTATTGGGAAA
This window contains:
- a CDS encoding helix-turn-helix domain-containing protein, producing MPAKRYIVSLTEEEWQELEKLTKTGKAAARKINHARILLKADINQSGGGWKDSEIASALDVSIRTIERVRKRWMEEGLEKAINPRPHPESKLKKIDGETEAHLIALACSPAPEGYSSWSLRLLAERMVLLGYTPSISHETVRKTLKKTKLNPG